The following are encoded in a window of Polynucleobacter sp. VK25 genomic DNA:
- a CDS encoding FAD-binding oxidoreductase, producing MQDFIQQLSGAIDQKYLLTQEEDKAPYLTDWRKRFTGKALAVVLPSTSAEVAGIIKLCAQHQVAVVPQGGHTGFCGGATPDNSGTQIILNLKRMNRIREVDVANQTITLEAGCILQAVQDKAVEHGFLFPLSLGAEGSCMIGGNLATNAGGTNVLRYGNTRDLCLGLEVITAKGEIWNGIKGLRKDNTGYDLRDLFIGSEGTLGIITAAVMKLYPLPISQWTTLVACENVASTITLLNLFQKRASALLTGFEMMTRESLDLNEKHFPQMANPLKGNPPYTVLIELSDHESEEHVRQLLEAILEEAFEAQLISDAVIASNLSQANGFWHMREHITLAQAQEGANLKHDITIPLSSLESFIQVTDALMRDRFPGVRIINFGHLGDGNLHYNIAPPLGIDPKTFNEFNEKQIHELVYDQVERCKGSISAEHGVGQLKLDGLRAHKGKVAHELMKTLKRALDPQNILNPHKVVSI from the coding sequence ATGCAAGACTTCATCCAACAACTTTCAGGCGCTATAGATCAGAAGTACCTTCTGACCCAAGAGGAAGATAAAGCGCCCTACCTTACTGATTGGCGCAAACGCTTTACAGGAAAAGCTCTTGCCGTTGTGCTACCTAGTACAAGCGCTGAAGTTGCGGGAATCATTAAGTTGTGCGCACAGCATCAAGTTGCCGTAGTTCCGCAAGGTGGTCACACGGGGTTTTGTGGGGGCGCCACACCAGATAACAGTGGTACGCAAATCATTCTTAATCTTAAGCGCATGAATCGGATCCGCGAGGTTGATGTAGCCAACCAAACCATCACGCTTGAAGCAGGCTGTATTTTGCAGGCGGTTCAAGATAAAGCGGTCGAGCATGGGTTTTTATTTCCCTTAAGTCTTGGAGCAGAGGGTAGCTGCATGATTGGCGGAAATCTTGCAACCAATGCTGGTGGAACTAATGTTCTCCGCTACGGCAATACTCGAGATCTCTGCTTAGGTCTTGAAGTTATTACTGCTAAGGGTGAAATTTGGAATGGCATTAAAGGTTTGCGCAAAGACAATACTGGCTATGATTTACGCGACTTATTCATTGGGTCTGAAGGGACTCTTGGCATCATTACGGCTGCAGTGATGAAGCTATACCCTCTGCCAATTTCTCAATGGACCACACTGGTAGCGTGTGAGAATGTTGCATCCACAATTACTCTATTGAATCTCTTTCAAAAACGTGCCAGCGCATTACTTACTGGTTTTGAAATGATGACGCGAGAATCATTGGATTTAAATGAAAAGCATTTTCCGCAAATGGCTAATCCCTTAAAGGGAAACCCACCCTATACGGTCTTGATTGAATTGTCAGACCACGAAAGCGAAGAGCATGTCAGGCAGCTACTCGAAGCAATCCTGGAAGAAGCTTTTGAGGCCCAGTTGATTAGTGATGCGGTCATCGCTAGCAATTTAAGTCAGGCGAACGGGTTTTGGCATATGCGTGAACACATCACTCTTGCACAAGCTCAGGAAGGTGCCAATCTCAAACATGACATCACCATTCCCCTATCTTCACTTGAGAGCTTTATTCAAGTGACTGATGCATTAATGAGGGATAGATTCCCTGGTGTCAGGATTATCAATTTTGGACATCTTGGGGATGGGAACTTGCATTACAACATCGCCCCACCCTTGGGCATCGATCCTAAGACTTTCAATGAATTTAATGAAAAACAGATTCATGAGCTTGTTTATGACCAGGTAGAACGTTGCAAAGGCTCTATCTCCGCAGAACATGGGGTTGGGCAGCTTAAATTAGACGGCCTAAGGGCTCATAAAGGCAAAGTAGCCCATGAGCTTATGAAGACCCTAAAAAGGGCTCTAGACCCCCAAAATATCCTTAACCCCCATAAAGTCGTCTCGATTTGA
- a CDS encoding CBS domain-containing protein — MKVRDILRVKGSTLFTVAPDTALQTAVLVMSEHDIGSLVVMEYDKLVGILTFREVIAALAKHHGKLEGLQVSTVMNQKPLTCNMETEIDEVRRMMLVDHARYLPVVDQKMLMGVISFYDVAKSVVEAQDFENTMLKAYIRDWPEDTEKAAS; from the coding sequence ATGAAAGTTCGTGACATATTACGCGTTAAGGGGAGCACTCTTTTTACAGTTGCTCCAGATACAGCTCTTCAAACAGCAGTGCTCGTAATGAGCGAACACGATATTGGCTCTCTAGTAGTTATGGAGTACGACAAATTGGTTGGCATTCTAACTTTCCGCGAAGTTATTGCGGCATTAGCTAAGCATCATGGCAAGCTTGAGGGTCTTCAAGTAAGCACAGTGATGAATCAGAAGCCCTTAACCTGCAATATGGAAACTGAGATTGATGAAGTGCGTCGCATGATGTTGGTTGATCATGCACGCTACCTACCGGTGGTTGATCAAAAAATGCTAATGGGCGTGATTTCTTTCTACGACGTTGCTAAGTCTGTAGTTGAAGCCCAAGACTTTGAAAACACCATGCTTAAGGCCTATATCCGCGACTGGCCCGAAGATACCGAAAAAGCCGCATCCTAA
- a CDS encoding BolA family transcriptional regulator, protein MNINQQRIASFDEDLRKTFQVVDLFIEDESHLHAGHAGAASGGGHFKLKIIAPEFKGLSLVARHRAIYSALNRHIPKEIHALTITALDPDEAFA, encoded by the coding sequence ATGAATATTAATCAACAGCGGATTGCTTCATTTGATGAGGACCTGCGCAAGACTTTTCAGGTCGTAGACCTATTTATTGAAGATGAAAGTCACTTGCACGCTGGCCATGCTGGTGCGGCTAGCGGCGGCGGGCACTTTAAGCTAAAAATCATTGCTCCGGAATTTAAGGGTTTAAGTCTTGTGGCTCGTCACAGAGCTATTTATTCGGCCTTAAATCGCCATATTCCCAAGGAAATTCATGCGCTTACTATTACTGCCCTTGACCCAGATGAGGCATTTGCTTAG
- a CDS encoding MFS transporter, protein MTPLLRWAFGSFFFLYFAYVGLVSPYASLFFLDRGFSVIEIAALMSMLQITRIVGPFSWGWLSDYLSNRISIIRFCACLAAIVFLCIYFLQSYIGFFIWMFALHTILSSLMPLGESATIHALYKDNSFDKRYGRLRLWGSIGFIAMVLAAGELFQRKSIELYPLVGTIVLLALALISFCLREPKMERRKMVKGELLIVLFNPDVRWFLVSGFFMIFAHAALYVFYSLYLADLGYDKFQIGLFWALGVAAEVIFFYFQSKVLSRLDAEVILQAAFGIGVVRFVLIAFLPITSVLIVAQLMHAGTFAAHHSAATKLLQRWFTGPLQARGQALMATVSYGLGGTLGGLCAGWIWEASQPRDVFVMSAFACGLAGMAIQKLRPRRYPAR, encoded by the coding sequence ATGACACCTTTGCTTCGCTGGGCCTTCGGGTCCTTTTTCTTTTTATATTTTGCCTATGTTGGCCTGGTTTCACCCTACGCTAGCCTTTTCTTTTTAGATCGAGGCTTTAGCGTTATTGAAATCGCTGCATTGATGTCAATGCTGCAGATCACCAGAATAGTTGGTCCATTTTCTTGGGGCTGGCTATCTGACTATCTATCAAATCGCATTAGCATTATTCGCTTTTGCGCCTGTTTAGCTGCCATAGTATTTTTGTGCATCTATTTTTTACAGAGCTACATTGGCTTTTTCATTTGGATGTTTGCTCTGCATACCATTTTGAGTAGCCTAATGCCGCTGGGTGAATCAGCTACTATCCACGCTTTATACAAAGACAATTCTTTTGATAAACGTTATGGACGTTTACGACTATGGGGCTCGATTGGTTTTATTGCCATGGTTCTAGCAGCAGGAGAGCTGTTTCAACGCAAGTCTATTGAGCTGTACCCCTTAGTTGGCACGATTGTTCTGCTTGCACTAGCCTTGATTAGCTTTTGTTTGCGCGAGCCAAAAATGGAGCGGCGCAAGATGGTAAAGGGTGAGTTATTGATTGTGCTTTTCAATCCAGATGTGCGCTGGTTCTTAGTGTCGGGATTTTTCATGATCTTCGCACATGCTGCTTTATATGTTTTTTATTCCCTTTATCTCGCAGACCTTGGCTACGATAAATTTCAGATAGGTCTATTTTGGGCTCTCGGTGTCGCCGCTGAAGTAATCTTCTTCTACTTCCAAAGTAAAGTACTCAGCAGGCTCGATGCTGAAGTGATTTTGCAAGCTGCATTCGGGATAGGGGTAGTTCGTTTTGTTTTGATTGCATTCCTACCAATTACTTCCGTATTAATTGTGGCGCAATTAATGCATGCAGGCACTTTTGCAGCACACCATAGCGCCGCTACAAAATTACTACAACGTTGGTTTACAGGTCCGCTCCAGGCTCGAGGGCAAGCCTTGATGGCAACCGTATCTTACGGCTTAGGTGGAACGCTAGGGGGCTTGTGCGCTGGCTGGATCTGGGAAGCTTCACAACCAAGGGATGTATTTGTAATGTCCGCTTTTGCATGTGGTCTGGCGGGTATGGCGATCCAGAAACTACGACCGCGACGTTATCCCGCCAGATAA
- a CDS encoding alpha/beta fold hydrolase has translation MSVSFPGFKENKITVSSSDGPIEIAYLIGGSGPPLLLLHGFPQTKAIWSQVAPELAKLFTVVAADLRGYGQSSKPHGEADHSTYSKRSMAADQHTLMKSLGFDQFFLLGHDRGGRVSHRLAMDFPESVLRLMVLDISPTLTMYDKTTMEFAKGYWHWFFLIQPEPVPETMIGANPEYWLKNHMGRHAGTGIFSPERWAEYLAGASEPQGMHAMCEDYRAAATIDLIHDRADRAAAKKLNMPLRVLWGEHGLVNKCFKPLEDWQQVADMVSGAAVPSGHYIPEEIPALLLKEAKEFFG, from the coding sequence ATGTCTGTTTCTTTTCCAGGTTTTAAAGAAAATAAAATTACCGTCTCATCGAGCGATGGCCCCATTGAAATTGCATATCTCATTGGCGGCAGTGGGCCGCCTTTGTTGCTTCTGCACGGCTTCCCCCAGACCAAGGCAATCTGGAGTCAAGTGGCGCCTGAATTGGCCAAACTTTTTACTGTAGTTGCTGCAGATCTACGAGGTTATGGGCAGTCCTCAAAGCCTCATGGCGAGGCAGACCATTCAACGTATTCGAAACGATCTATGGCTGCAGATCAGCATACTTTAATGAAGAGCTTGGGATTTGATCAATTCTTTTTACTTGGTCACGACAGAGGGGGTAGAGTCTCCCATCGATTAGCTATGGACTTTCCTGAAAGCGTTCTGCGTTTGATGGTTCTAGATATATCTCCAACCTTAACAATGTATGACAAGACCACAATGGAATTTGCCAAAGGTTACTGGCACTGGTTCTTCTTAATTCAACCAGAGCCGGTTCCAGAAACAATGATTGGAGCCAATCCAGAATATTGGCTCAAGAATCATATGGGTCGACACGCAGGAACGGGAATATTTTCACCAGAACGTTGGGCTGAATATTTGGCAGGCGCAAGTGAGCCACAAGGTATGCATGCGATGTGTGAAGACTATCGCGCTGCTGCCACTATTGATCTTATTCATGATCGCGCAGATCGTGCCGCAGCAAAGAAACTAAATATGCCGCTCAGGGTTTTATGGGGTGAGCATGGATTGGTAAATAAATGCTTCAAGCCTCTAGAGGACTGGCAGCAAGTTGCCGATATGGTTAGCGGGGCTGCGGTACCAAGTGGACACTACATACCGGAAGAGATTCCGGCTCTATTGCTGAAAGAGGCCAAGGAATTCTTTGGCTGA
- a CDS encoding DUF2069 domain-containing protein: MMQKILNKNPYQLIATAAFIDLFILCVCWEWFISPLRPGGSWLILKGVPLLFAIPGLWKGNVYTMQWASMLILLYITEGLVRILETGANFWLAVLETFLATIGFVCLLMYLKPIKKDAKALKKKMRAEN; this comes from the coding sequence ATGATGCAAAAGATTCTGAATAAAAATCCTTACCAACTCATTGCAACGGCCGCCTTTATTGATTTATTCATACTATGCGTGTGTTGGGAGTGGTTTATTTCACCGTTGCGACCCGGTGGCTCATGGCTAATACTGAAAGGCGTGCCCCTCTTATTTGCTATTCCAGGACTCTGGAAAGGAAATGTCTATACCATGCAGTGGGCCTCTATGTTGATCTTGCTCTATATCACCGAAGGCTTGGTTCGCATCCTTGAAACGGGGGCAAACTTTTGGCTTGCCGTACTTGAAACATTTCTCGCAACGATTGGGTTTGTCTGTCTGTTGATGTATCTAAAGCCAATTAAAAAAGACGCGAAAGCATTAAAGAAGAAAATGCGGGCCGAAAACTAA
- the wrbA gene encoding NAD(P)H:quinone oxidoreductase translates to MSQHEILVLYYSRYGATKDLARLIAEGIESVPGVNARLRTVPAISAVCEATEATVPQDGAPYAEYSDLQECIGLALGSPTRFGNMAAPMKYFWDGSSSEWMNGALIGKPACVFTSTGSMHGGQESTLLTMMIPLLHHGMMLMGIPYSEPDLMSSSTGGSPYGVTHLAHADGRAPISAEEQRLAKAQGRRLAETALMLHLNKK, encoded by the coding sequence ATGAGCCAACACGAAATTTTAGTTTTGTACTACTCCCGCTATGGTGCAACCAAGGATTTGGCGCGTCTGATTGCCGAGGGTATTGAAAGTGTTCCTGGGGTAAATGCCCGTTTAAGGACTGTTCCTGCCATTTCAGCTGTTTGCGAGGCAACCGAAGCCACCGTACCCCAAGATGGCGCCCCTTATGCTGAATATTCGGATTTACAGGAATGTATAGGGCTTGCATTAGGATCGCCAACCCGCTTTGGCAATATGGCGGCTCCAATGAAGTACTTTTGGGATGGCAGTTCCTCAGAGTGGATGAATGGTGCATTAATAGGTAAACCAGCTTGCGTATTTACAAGCACTGGCAGCATGCATGGCGGCCAAGAAAGCACTCTTCTGACCATGATGATTCCATTGCTGCATCACGGCATGATGTTGATGGGCATTCCGTATAGCGAACCAGATCTCATGTCTTCTAGCACGGGCGGAAGTCCTTATGGTGTTACTCATCTTGCTCATGCCGATGGACGCGCACCAATCAGCGCTGAAGAGCAACGATTGGCAAAAGCTCAAGGAAGACGACTGGCTGAAACAGCCTTAATGCTTCACCTCAATAAAAAGTAA
- a CDS encoding peptidylprolyl isomerase: MFNKRQILSVSILGAALLSGNAFAQNAVIVNGKSIPKSQLDKLVQRSGQPDNPQVRDQAREMLVTRELVLQEADKRGVLQKEIVREQLEQARMGVLVGAVFEDYVEKEGVAEADLKAAYESVKAQYTGKEYHVEHILVEKESDAKAITAQIKAGSNFEDIAKAKSLDPGSAKNGGDLGWVSDKALVPEFSKAMVQLKNGQTTDKPVKSQFGWHIIKVIDSRDVKAPSMDELKDQLKQMIVSDKNWQKAKFAEMMQKLRAKAKIQ, from the coding sequence ATGTTCAATAAACGTCAAATTCTCTCAGTAAGCATTCTAGGTGCAGCTCTTTTGTCTGGAAATGCATTCGCCCAAAATGCCGTGATCGTCAACGGTAAATCCATCCCTAAGTCTCAGTTAGATAAGTTGGTGCAACGCTCTGGTCAACCTGACAATCCGCAAGTGCGCGATCAAGCTCGCGAGATGCTGGTAACTCGTGAATTGGTATTGCAAGAAGCCGATAAGCGTGGCGTACTGCAAAAAGAAATTGTTCGGGAGCAATTGGAACAAGCTCGTATGGGTGTGCTGGTGGGTGCCGTTTTTGAAGACTATGTTGAAAAAGAAGGCGTTGCTGAGGCCGATCTAAAAGCAGCCTATGAGTCAGTTAAAGCACAGTACACCGGCAAGGAATATCACGTAGAGCATATTCTGGTTGAGAAAGAGTCTGATGCCAAAGCAATCACCGCTCAAATCAAAGCAGGCTCTAACTTTGAGGATATTGCCAAAGCCAAATCATTGGACCCTGGTTCAGCGAAAAATGGTGGCGATCTTGGCTGGGTTAGCGATAAAGCTTTAGTACCGGAGTTTTCAAAGGCTATGGTTCAGCTCAAGAACGGTCAAACTACTGACAAACCAGTTAAGTCGCAATTTGGCTGGCACATCATCAAGGTAATTGACTCACGTGACGTCAAGGCTCCAAGCATGGATGAATTGAAGGATCAGCTAAAGCAAATGATTGTGTCTGATAAGAACTGGCAAAAGGCTAAGTTCGCAGAGATGATGCAAAAGTTGCGCGCTAAGGCAAAGATTCAATAA
- a CDS encoding DUF3313 domain-containing protein, translating into MKKMNVLLVSFMAAITLAACSNAPKLATESMPRSGFLPDYNLLVPMATSDKDTRIWRYRVSGVNPGIYTAVILDPIYLNQNATKEVSLDVINKAKAALQASMVEAVNARGNIRIVTQPGPGTARISVGITGAESSTDSLQPWNFTPIGLAMNAAAYAGGVNSKTPALLVESKITDSQSKQLLGEGLITVQGESFRTNAGSADSFVAMAKKVVRSALEQSANPTPTGK; encoded by the coding sequence ATGAAAAAAATGAATGTTTTGTTAGTGTCATTTATGGCGGCTATCACATTAGCCGCTTGTAGTAATGCACCCAAATTAGCGACAGAGTCAATGCCTCGATCAGGCTTCTTGCCTGACTACAACCTTTTAGTTCCGATGGCAACGAGCGATAAAGACACCCGTATTTGGAGGTACCGTGTATCAGGTGTAAATCCTGGCATCTATACAGCAGTAATCCTTGACCCTATCTATTTAAATCAAAACGCAACCAAAGAGGTCAGCCTTGATGTGATTAATAAAGCGAAGGCTGCATTACAAGCCTCCATGGTTGAGGCAGTAAATGCCCGTGGAAATATTCGGATTGTTACGCAGCCTGGTCCTGGTACTGCGCGTATTTCAGTAGGTATTACTGGCGCTGAGAGTTCAACGGATAGTTTGCAGCCTTGGAATTTCACACCTATAGGCTTGGCCATGAATGCTGCTGCCTACGCTGGTGGAGTGAATTCAAAAACTCCTGCGCTTTTGGTTGAAAGCAAGATCACTGATAGCCAATCAAAACAACTATTAGGCGAGGGCTTAATCACTGTTCAGGGTGAATCTTTTAGAACCAATGCTGGATCTGCAGATTCTTTTGTTGCAATGGCGAAGAAAGTTGTCCGCTCAGCTTTGGAGCAATCCGCAAATCCAACGCCAACCGGGAAATAA
- a CDS encoding YhjD/YihY/BrkB family envelope integrity protein, with protein MRLIRNPQLWLSLAKEIWERNRGQNLKQIAASLAFTTTLSMVPMVTIATILIGYLPSVIQVKNSFKTWLLDTYMPGGINQQVFIYLDQFSSQARGLTFIGLAGLIITTVMTLAVIEGAFNHIFKVSATRPMYKKIAIYSAATILGPILLGLGIYLSGVLFSASEGWISAVSIGFKLVATIAPIFLAILVYAVVYKILPYTKILWRDAFAGALVAALAFELMKFGFALFLTHTAFYKTVYGAFAIFPLGLIWIYLTWWITLTGAVIVANLPSIRSGVIRVIRY; from the coding sequence ATGCGCCTTATTCGTAACCCCCAATTATGGCTCTCTCTGGCTAAAGAGATTTGGGAGCGTAACCGCGGCCAGAATTTGAAGCAAATTGCCGCTAGCCTAGCCTTTACAACCACGCTATCCATGGTTCCCATGGTGACAATTGCAACAATCTTAATCGGCTACCTGCCAAGCGTCATTCAAGTCAAAAATTCCTTTAAAACTTGGCTATTAGATACCTATATGCCGGGGGGTATTAACCAACAGGTATTTATTTACTTGGACCAATTTTCCTCTCAAGCACGAGGATTAACCTTTATTGGTTTAGCGGGTCTCATTATTACTACTGTAATGACCCTTGCTGTGATCGAAGGGGCCTTTAATCATATCTTCAAGGTCAGCGCAACTCGCCCTATGTACAAGAAAATCGCCATTTACAGTGCGGCAACAATTTTGGGGCCAATACTGCTGGGCTTAGGCATTTACCTTAGCGGCGTTTTGTTTAGTGCATCTGAAGGTTGGATTAGCGCTGTATCCATAGGATTTAAATTAGTGGCGACGATTGCCCCGATCTTTTTGGCAATCTTGGTCTACGCGGTAGTCTACAAAATTCTTCCGTATACCAAGATCTTGTGGCGCGATGCGTTTGCTGGAGCTTTAGTCGCTGCACTAGCTTTTGAGTTAATGAAATTTGGTTTTGCTCTTTTCTTAACGCATACAGCCTTCTACAAAACGGTTTATGGCGCTTTCGCCATCTTTCCTTTAGGGCTGATATGGATCTACTTAACTTGGTGGATTACCTTGACTGGAGCGGTCATAGTGGCCAATTTGCCCAGCATCCGCAGTGGCGTCATTAGGGTTATTCGTTACTAA
- the aroC gene encoding chorismate synthase — MSGNTLGLLFTVTTFGESHGPAIGAVVDGCPPGMKLSEADIQLDLDRRKPGTSRHVTQRKEEDKVEILSGVFEGKTTGTPIALLIRNTDQRSQDYGDILQTFRPGHADYAYQQKYGIRDPRGGGRSSARLTAPVVAAAAIAKKWLHEKYGTEFYGYMSQLGELEIPFKDASEIGNNPFFAANAQVIPQLESYMDDLRKAGDSCGARIEVRARNVPAGLGEPLFDKLDADIAHAMMGINAVKGVEIGAGFKSVAQRGSEHGDELHPDGFATNNSGGTLGGISSGQDLRVSIAIKPTSSIMSPKQSVDLDGKPITVQTKGRHDPCVGIRATPIAEAMLALVLMDHALRHRAQCADVSDAASIPAAQPGSYRD, encoded by the coding sequence ATGTCAGGGAATACTTTAGGCCTTCTTTTTACTGTTACCACTTTTGGTGAATCCCACGGTCCCGCTATCGGCGCGGTCGTTGACGGCTGCCCGCCGGGTATGAAATTGTCCGAAGCGGATATTCAGCTGGATTTGGATCGTCGCAAGCCTGGAACTTCTAGGCACGTTACCCAGCGCAAAGAAGAAGATAAGGTAGAAATACTTTCCGGTGTTTTTGAGGGTAAGACTACAGGTACTCCAATTGCATTATTGATTCGCAACACCGATCAACGTAGTCAAGACTACGGCGACATATTGCAAACCTTTAGGCCTGGTCATGCAGATTACGCATACCAACAAAAATACGGTATTCGTGATCCTCGCGGTGGTGGCAGATCATCCGCGCGCTTAACGGCGCCTGTAGTTGCAGCTGCAGCAATTGCTAAAAAATGGTTGCATGAAAAATATGGCACTGAGTTCTATGGCTATATGAGTCAATTGGGTGAACTGGAAATCCCATTTAAAGATGCTTCTGAAATCGGAAACAATCCATTCTTTGCTGCCAATGCTCAAGTCATTCCTCAATTAGAGAGCTACATGGATGATTTACGTAAAGCAGGGGACTCATGTGGTGCGCGCATTGAAGTGCGAGCCCGTAATGTGCCCGCTGGCTTGGGCGAACCTTTATTTGATAAATTGGATGCCGATATTGCGCATGCCATGATGGGGATTAACGCCGTCAAAGGCGTAGAGATTGGCGCAGGATTCAAGTCTGTTGCTCAACGTGGTAGCGAGCATGGTGATGAGCTGCACCCAGATGGTTTCGCAACAAATAATTCTGGCGGCACCTTGGGCGGCATCAGTAGCGGTCAAGACTTACGAGTCTCCATTGCCATCAAGCCGACCTCTAGCATCATGAGTCCTAAGCAATCTGTGGATTTAGATGGAAAACCCATTACCGTTCAAACCAAAGGGCGACATGACCCCTGTGTTGGTATTCGCGCAACCCCAATTGCCGAGGCAATGTTGGCCCTTGTGTTGATGGATCACGCACTTCGTCATCGCGCTCAGTGTGCCGACGTGTCCGATGCCGCATCCATTCCAGCCGCTCAACCTGGCTCATATCGCGATTAA